The proteins below come from a single Serpentinimonas raichei genomic window:
- a CDS encoding ABC transporter ATP-binding protein, which produces MGALSIKQIHKSFNATTQVLKGIDLEIEKGEFLILVGPSGCGKSTLLSMIAGLDAPTSGRIFIGERDVTDLPSKDRDIAMVFQSYALYPNMTVARNIAFGLEIRKIPKAEREAAVQRVAQMLQIGHLLDRKPGQLSGGQRQRVAMGRALARDPVLFLFDEPLSNLDAKLRVEMRAEIKQLHLRTRTTTVYVTHDQVEAMTLGDRIAVMKDGLVQQFGTPAQIYRQPANRFVAEFIGSPAMNMVDATRVGDNLTAHGVALDLDAQQAQAVRRHAHSELVFGLRPENLSFANSGMPGTLTMIEPTGPESYATLDTAIGALTARVPGLLNAQVGERVFVRWDPSEAHLFDRHSGQRLAL; this is translated from the coding sequence ATGGGCGCGTTGAGCATCAAGCAAATTCACAAATCCTTCAATGCCACCACGCAGGTGCTCAAGGGCATCGATCTGGAGATCGAGAAGGGCGAGTTCCTGATTCTGGTCGGGCCTTCGGGCTGCGGCAAATCCACCCTGCTGAGCATGATTGCCGGCCTCGATGCCCCCACCTCGGGCCGAATCTTCATCGGCGAGCGCGATGTCACCGATCTGCCCAGCAAAGACCGCGACATTGCCATGGTGTTCCAGAGCTACGCCCTCTACCCCAACATGACGGTGGCCCGAAACATTGCCTTTGGGCTGGAGATACGCAAAATCCCCAAAGCCGAGCGCGAGGCGGCGGTGCAGCGGGTGGCGCAAATGCTGCAAATCGGGCATTTGCTCGACCGCAAGCCGGGCCAGCTCTCGGGCGGGCAGCGCCAGCGCGTGGCCATGGGGCGTGCTTTGGCGCGCGATCCGGTGCTGTTTTTGTTTGACGAGCCGCTGTCCAACCTCGACGCCAAATTGCGCGTCGAGATGCGCGCCGAAATCAAGCAATTGCACCTGCGCACCCGCACCACCACGGTGTATGTGACGCACGATCAGGTGGAGGCCATGACGCTGGGTGACCGCATTGCCGTCATGAAAGACGGCTTGGTGCAGCAGTTTGGCACCCCGGCGCAAATTTATCGCCAGCCCGCCAACCGCTTCGTGGCTGAATTCATCGGCTCACCGGCGATGAACATGGTCGATGCCACGCGCGTGGGCGATAACCTGACCGCCCATGGCGTGGCGCTCGATCTCGATGCGCAACAGGCCCAAGCGGTGCGCCGGCACGCCCACAGCGAACTGGTGTTTGGGCTGCGCCCAGAAAACCTCAGCTTTGCCAATTCTGGCATGCCCGGTACCCTGACCATGATCGAGCCCACCGGGCCAGAGTCTTACGCCACGCTGGATACCGCGATCGGCGCGCTCACGGCGCGCGTGCCGGGCTTGCTCAACGCCCAGGTGGGCGAGCGCGTTTTTGTGCGTTGGGATCCAAGCGAGGCGCACCTGTTCGACCGCCACAGCGGCCAACGGCTGGCGCTTTAA
- the glk gene encoding glucokinase, translated as MSHDPHAPRLLADIGGTNARFAWQARSGATPEALQTLPCAYYATLELAMQAYLERVQRPRPVLAALAIANPVHGDRVRMTNHHWSFSIADLRQRMGLQRLEVLNDFAALALALPDLLPNEKRLLAGCNPDPDADVQDGPERAVGPLALIGAGTGLGVSGLLPLPNGGWLPIAGEGGHVTLAASNAREQQVLEALQQRHGHVSAERAISGAGLVDLYQVLCRAETCRPNDWGAAEISAAALQGHTQARAALELFCAFLGTVAGNLALTLGARGGLYIGGGIVPKLGVFFDQTAFRERFVAKGRFRAYLESIPVWVIVAEQSPALRGAARVLERL; from the coding sequence ATGTCACACGACCCCCACGCCCCGCGGCTGCTGGCCGACATAGGTGGCACCAATGCCCGCTTTGCCTGGCAGGCCCGTTCGGGTGCCACGCCCGAGGCGCTGCAAACCCTGCCCTGTGCCTACTACGCCACGCTGGAACTGGCCATGCAGGCCTATCTGGAGCGGGTGCAGCGGCCACGCCCTGTGTTGGCCGCGCTGGCGATTGCCAACCCGGTGCACGGCGACCGGGTGCGCATGACCAATCACCACTGGTCGTTTTCGATTGCCGATTTGCGCCAGCGCATGGGCTTGCAGCGGCTCGAGGTGCTGAACGACTTTGCCGCGCTGGCCTTGGCCTTGCCCGACCTGTTGCCAAACGAAAAGCGCTTGCTGGCGGGCTGCAACCCTGATCCCGACGCCGATGTTCAGGATGGCCCAGAGAGGGCGGTTGGCCCGTTGGCCCTGATCGGCGCCGGCACCGGTTTGGGGGTATCGGGCCTGCTGCCCTTGCCCAACGGCGGCTGGCTGCCAATTGCAGGCGAAGGCGGGCACGTGACGCTGGCGGCCAGCAACGCCCGCGAACAACAGGTGCTCGAGGCCTTGCAGCAGCGCCACGGCCACGTATCGGCCGAACGCGCCATCAGCGGTGCGGGCTTGGTCGATTTGTACCAGGTACTGTGCCGGGCCGAGACCTGCCGGCCGAACGATTGGGGGGCAGCAGAAATCAGCGCTGCGGCCCTGCAAGGCCACACCCAGGCGCGCGCTGCGCTCGAGCTGTTTTGCGCCTTCCTTGGAACGGTGGCGGGCAATCTGGCACTCACCTTGGGTGCGCGCGGCGGTCTCTACATCGGTGGGGGGATCGTGCCCAAACTCGGGGTGTTTTTTGATCAGACCGCATTTCGCGAGCGCTTTGTTGCCAAGGGGCGCTTTCGGGCCTATCTGGAATCGATACCGGTGTGGGTGATCGTGGCCGAGCAGTCGCCGGCCCTGCGCGGCGCGGCCCGGGTGCTGGAGCGGCTTTGA
- a CDS encoding MurR/RpiR family transcriptional regulator: protein MLDRIQASLPSLSAAERRVAELVLQDPQRFSLLPVSALAEQARVSKPTVVRFCRSLGYKGLIDFKLKLAGTLNDGVPYIHRSVDECDAVPELALKVIDNTMAALLAYRKTLAGAALEQAVQAMHRAHQNGRRIDCYGVGNSGIVAQDAQHKLFRLGIHTLSHCDGHLQVMSAALLGPTDVALIISNSGRTRDLLDAAQIARQRGATTVSITASASPLAEHTDIHLAADHSERFEQDIPMTSRLIHLLIIDILATSLALRIGSARLQPMLMDIKAQLHAKRYH, encoded by the coding sequence ATGCTCGACCGCATCCAAGCCAGCCTGCCCTCGCTCTCAGCGGCGGAGCGCCGGGTGGCGGAATTGGTGCTGCAAGACCCGCAGCGCTTCTCGCTCTTGCCCGTGAGCGCACTTGCCGAGCAAGCGCGGGTGAGCAAACCGACCGTGGTGCGCTTTTGCCGCAGCCTGGGCTACAAGGGCTTGATCGACTTCAAGCTCAAGCTGGCGGGCACTTTGAACGATGGCGTGCCCTACATCCACCGCAGCGTGGATGAGTGCGACGCGGTGCCCGAACTCGCGCTCAAGGTAATCGACAACACCATGGCGGCCCTGCTGGCCTACCGCAAAACCCTGGCCGGTGCGGCGCTGGAGCAAGCGGTGCAGGCCATGCACCGGGCGCACCAGAACGGGCGCCGGATCGATTGCTACGGCGTGGGCAACTCGGGCATTGTGGCGCAAGACGCACAACACAAGCTGTTTCGGCTCGGCATTCACACGCTGTCGCACTGCGACGGGCATTTGCAGGTCATGAGCGCAGCCCTGCTCGGCCCGACCGATGTGGCGCTGATCATTTCAAACTCCGGCCGCACGCGCGACTTGCTCGATGCCGCGCAAATCGCACGCCAGCGCGGTGCCACCACGGTCTCGATCACGGCCAGCGCCAGCCCCTTGGCAGAGCACACCGACATCCATCTGGCGGCCGACCACAGCGAGCGCTTCGAGCAAGACATCCCCATGACGTCGCGCCTGATTCATTTGCTGATCATCGACATTCTGGCCACCAGCCTGGCGCTGCGCATTGGCAGTGCGCGCTTGCAGCCGATGCTGATGGACATCAAGGCGCAGCTGCACGCCAAGCGCTACCACTGA
- a CDS encoding oxidoreductase has product MSHPVAIGVALVGWGYAGATLHAPLIAATSGLKLVAVASSRHAGPPASLTPALAAALSACVWLPDVASVLALPEVQLVVLATPNETHFPLAQMALAAGKHVLIDKPFALTLAQADALIAQAQATQRLLTVFHNRRWDSDFIELQQVLAEGRLGRVTHVESHLDRFRPQVRVRWRESAQPGAGLWFDLGPHLLDQALQLFGAPDSIQLHTQRQRDGALCDDWFHALLRYPRHCMILHASVLAAQPAPRWTVHGTHGSYLRQQGDGQEEALKAGRMPALDARWGQGDAPGALTLAQPDGALAAAAPLPDGAGDWRHFYAGVCAALAGRVAAPPVTAQQARCVMDWLERGWGSQSSAHAGQSSGA; this is encoded by the coding sequence ATGTCGCATCCAGTCGCCATCGGCGTGGCTCTGGTGGGCTGGGGCTACGCCGGCGCCACCCTGCACGCCCCCCTGATTGCCGCCACCAGTGGCCTCAAACTGGTGGCGGTGGCGAGCAGCCGCCACGCGGGCCCGCCTGCATCCCTGACGCCCGCGCTGGCGGCGGCGCTTTCGGCTTGCGTCTGGTTGCCCGATGTGGCGTCTGTGCTGGCGCTGCCCGAGGTGCAACTGGTGGTGCTGGCCACGCCCAATGAAACCCATTTTCCCTTGGCCCAGATGGCGCTGGCGGCCGGCAAGCATGTGCTGATCGACAAGCCCTTTGCGCTCACCTTGGCGCAGGCCGATGCCCTGATCGCGCAAGCGCAGGCCACGCAGCGCCTGCTGACGGTGTTTCACAACCGGCGCTGGGACAGCGATTTCATCGAGTTGCAACAGGTGCTGGCCGAGGGCCGCCTAGGGCGGGTGACGCATGTGGAGTCGCACCTTGACCGCTTTCGGCCGCAGGTGCGCGTGCGCTGGCGCGAATCCGCCCAGCCCGGGGCCGGCTTGTGGTTTGACTTGGGGCCGCACTTGCTCGATCAGGCCTTGCAGTTGTTTGGCGCGCCCGATTCGATACAGCTCCACACCCAGCGCCAGCGCGACGGCGCCTTGTGCGACGACTGGTTTCACGCCCTGCTGCGCTATCCGCGGCATTGCATGATCTTGCATGCCAGTGTGTTGGCCGCGCAGCCCGCACCGCGCTGGACCGTGCACGGCACCCACGGCAGCTACCTGCGCCAGCAGGGCGACGGACAGGAAGAGGCCCTCAAGGCGGGTCGCATGCCGGCGCTGGATGCGCGCTGGGGCCAAGGCGATGCACCGGGGGCGCTCACGCTGGCGCAGCCCGATGGTGCCCTAGCTGCGGCGGCGCCGCTGCCCGACGGCGCGGGCGATTGGCGCCATTTTTACGCCGGTGTGTGCGCGGCGCTGGCGGGTCGCGTGGCGGCGCCCCCGGTGACGGCGCAGCAGGCCCGCTGCGTGATGGATTGGCTCGAACGCGGTTGGGGCAGCCAGTCGTCAGCCCATGCCGGGCAATCATCGGGTGCCTGA